The uncultured Treponema sp. genome includes a region encoding these proteins:
- a CDS encoding phosphatidate cytidylyltransferase, which yields MMALFSKKYSGIISRQKIIGILKELFRKSIHLCSAFVPCFLWIAYKPTIACLFALVVFYSVAEILRLNGKEVFLISAVTEAAARKRDENKFVLGPVTLVLGIISSAILWEKLPAAIGIYALAFGDGLASLAGKLFGRIQIPFTEGKTVAGSLTCFTAIFISCYLACFFMFQGQADITKVSLIVAGAGMLIEILPLKDFDNLFIPILLGGLAQYLLC from the coding sequence ATGATGGCTCTTTTCTCAAAAAAATACAGCGGAATAATTTCTCGTCAGAAAATAATTGGAATCTTAAAAGAGCTTTTCAGAAAGTCGATTCATCTGTGCAGCGCGTTTGTTCCGTGTTTCCTTTGGATTGCGTACAAGCCGACTATTGCGTGCCTTTTTGCGCTGGTTGTTTTTTATTCTGTTGCGGAAATTTTGCGCCTGAATGGAAAAGAAGTTTTTTTGATTTCCGCCGTAACAGAAGCCGCCGCTAGAAAACGCGATGAAAACAAATTCGTTCTAGGTCCTGTAACGCTGGTTTTGGGAATTATTTCAAGCGCAATTCTATGGGAAAAACTTCCTGCTGCAATTGGAATTTACGCTCTCGCCTTTGGAGACGGTCTTGCAAGTCTTGCTGGAAAACTTTTTGGAAGAATTCAGATTCCGTTTACAGAAGGAAAAACTGTCGCCGGAAGCCTCACTTGTTTTACCGCGATTTTTATTTCTTGCTACTTGGCTTGCTTTTTTATGTTTCAAGGTCAGGCGGACATAACAAAAGTTTCGCTCATAGTTGCAGGAGCCGGAATGCTAATTGAAATTCTTCCGCTAAAGGATTTTGACAATCTTTTTATTCCGATTTTGCTCGGCGGATTGGCGCAGTATTTGCTTTGCTAG
- a CDS encoding glycogen-binding domain-containing protein — MKKILCAIFSVFLFLSSAEIFSAESKVMLTDEELDYAELVNTIQDVGSPYLKGDYAIFTSKSNARHIGIAFDFEGFKTIHSFKIKKFIDMEYKEAGSIYFYILKVPKNVLEINYRLIIDGLWTVDPLNNETVFNRETNLVLSHFNASREIPQVTEKISGGKIRFVYKGKSGQKIRVGGNFTNWDSWIYQMSEVAPGIYQFEIPLPPGKYEYAFYTGINSFPDSGNPQKCYTPDGKTASLIVLD, encoded by the coding sequence ATGAAGAAAATACTTTGCGCTATTTTTTCAGTTTTTCTTTTTTTATCTTCTGCGGAAATTTTTTCTGCGGAATCAAAAGTCATGCTCACGGACGAAGAACTTGACTACGCCGAACTCGTGAACACAATTCAAGATGTTGGCTCTCCATATCTCAAGGGCGACTACGCAATTTTCACATCAAAAAGCAACGCGCGCCACATCGGAATCGCATTCGACTTTGAAGGATTCAAAACAATTCATTCATTCAAAATAAAAAAATTCATCGACATGGAATACAAAGAAGCCGGCTCTATTTATTTTTACATTTTGAAAGTTCCAAAAAATGTTCTTGAAATAAATTACAGGCTGATTATAGACGGACTTTGGACAGTTGATCCGCTCAATAATGAAACGGTTTTCAACAGAGAAACAAATCTTGTGCTTTCACATTTTAATGCGTCTCGTGAAATTCCGCAGGTAACTGAAAAAATCAGCGGCGGAAAAATACGCTTTGTCTACAAAGGAAAATCAGGGCAAAAAATCCGTGTGGGCGGAAACTTTACAAACTGGGACAGCTGGATTTATCAGATGAGCGAAGTTGCACCGGGAATTTATCAGTTTGAAATTCCGCTTCCACCTGGAAAATATGAATACGCCTTTTACACTGGAATAAATTCTTTTCCAGACTCAGGAAATCCTCAGAAATGCTACACTCCCGATGGAAAAACAGCATCTCTGATTGTCCTGGACTAG
- a CDS encoding NAD(P)H-dependent glycerol-3-phosphate dehydrogenase, with amino-acid sequence MEIFEVGIIGAGAWGTALGTAIARGGHKVQLWAMEEDVVESINNQHENKRYLPGYALEPSMTASSDIKLVASGKQFLIMGSPSLYLASTIKKFTDVPNIADGSTIIGALTKGFVPSESGNPEFVLDTMEEALPECYKNATVYIAGPSHAEEVALGKITGLIAASQHHRNAVRMRDLLRVKGIMAYASFDTIGVQVCAAAKNVIAVVYGAMDALAENSPIFGDNTESLLMAAGLNEIQTLGFAMGATHAATFTSISGVGDLDVTCKSKYGRNRRFGQDLIKTGMLDQFKNLDDLIANVKKVGYLPEGAIACKYVHKIMEQKNLKLPICNALYKVLNKEINAEECLKELLLNR; translated from the coding sequence ATGGAAATTTTTGAAGTTGGTATAATTGGAGCGGGTGCCTGGGGAACTGCTTTGGGAACTGCGATTGCGCGCGGCGGACATAAAGTTCAGCTTTGGGCAATGGAAGAGGACGTTGTTGAGTCTATAAATAATCAGCATGAAAATAAACGGTATCTTCCGGGATATGCGCTTGAACCTTCAATGACTGCAAGTTCTGACATAAAGCTTGTTGCTTCTGGAAAGCAGTTTTTGATTATGGGAAGTCCTTCGCTTTATCTTGCTTCTACAATAAAAAAATTTACTGATGTTCCTAACATTGCGGACGGCTCTACAATAATCGGCGCGCTGACAAAAGGCTTTGTTCCTTCTGAATCTGGAAATCCTGAATTTGTTTTGGACACAATGGAAGAAGCGCTTCCTGAATGCTATAAAAATGCCACAGTTTATATTGCCGGCCCTAGCCACGCTGAGGAAGTTGCGCTTGGAAAAATAACCGGACTCATTGCGGCGAGCCAGCATCACAGAAATGCGGTTCGTATGCGGGATCTTTTGCGTGTAAAAGGAATCATGGCTTATGCTTCTTTTGATACAATTGGTGTTCAGGTTTGCGCGGCTGCTAAAAATGTAATTGCTGTTGTTTACGGCGCAATGGATGCTCTTGCTGAAAACAGCCCTATTTTTGGAGACAACACAGAAAGTCTTTTGATGGCGGCGGGACTTAATGAAATTCAGACACTTGGTTTTGCAATGGGTGCAACTCATGCGGCCACATTCACTTCAATCAGCGGAGTCGGAGATTTGGATGTAACTTGCAAGTCGAAATACGGACGCAACAGAAGATTCGGGCAGGACTTGATAAAAACCGGAATGCTGGATCAGTTTAAAAATCTTGATGACTTGATTGCGAATGTAAAGAAAGTCGGATATTTGCCGGAAGGTGCGATTGCCTGCAAATACGTGCATAAAATCATGGAGCAGAAAAATCTTAAGCTTCCTATTTGCAATGCCTTGTACAAAGTTCTTAACAAGGAAATCAATGCGGAAGAATGTCTTAAAGAACTTTTGCTTAACAGATAG
- a CDS encoding LL-diaminopimelate aminotransferase, with protein sequence MIKKNKNYTNLAKGYLFPEIAKRRKAFQAQHPEAKIISLGIGNTTEPLAPHIVEGMKNFVEALGTKEGYEGYQDDSAGMPKLRERISQAIYNGEIKPTEIFVSDGAKCDLGRLQAMFGADVNVAVQDPSYPVYVDGTVMAGAGGKEPVTENGFKDITYMPCLPENGFFPDLSVVKKDSLIYICSPNNPTGAVATKENLTELVKFAKANGCVVLFDAAYSAFIRDKNLPKSIYEIEGAKDCAIEMQSFSKPAGFTGVRLGWCVVPENLKFDDGSKIADAWARITNTAFNGASNIAQAGGFAALDETGLKEMQETISYYLENAALIRSALESENFKAMGVEVYSGGNAPYVWAKFPGKKSWDVFDQILSQCNVVVTPGAGFGPSGESFIRFSSFGHRENIQEACERLKSFKM encoded by the coding sequence ATGATAAAGAAAAACAAAAATTACACAAATCTTGCAAAGGGCTATCTTTTCCCGGAAATTGCAAAAAGACGCAAGGCGTTTCAGGCTCAGCATCCAGAAGCAAAAATAATCAGCCTTGGAATTGGAAACACAACCGAGCCGCTCGCTCCTCACATTGTTGAAGGAATGAAAAATTTTGTGGAAGCTCTTGGCACAAAAGAAGGCTACGAAGGTTATCAGGATGACAGCGCAGGAATGCCAAAACTTCGCGAGCGCATTTCTCAGGCAATTTATAACGGCGAAATCAAGCCAACTGAAATTTTTGTTTCGGATGGAGCAAAGTGCGATCTTGGACGGCTTCAGGCAATGTTTGGCGCGGATGTGAATGTTGCGGTTCAAGATCCTTCTTATCCAGTTTATGTTGACGGAACTGTAATGGCTGGAGCGGGCGGAAAAGAGCCTGTTACAGAAAACGGATTCAAGGACATAACTTATATGCCGTGTCTTCCTGAAAATGGATTTTTCCCGGATTTGTCTGTTGTAAAAAAAGACAGCCTGATTTATATATGCTCGCCGAACAATCCTACTGGCGCAGTTGCAACAAAAGAAAATCTTACAGAGCTTGTGAAGTTTGCAAAAGCGAATGGATGCGTTGTTCTTTTTGACGCGGCGTATTCAGCATTTATCCGTGACAAAAATCTTCCGAAGTCAATTTATGAAATCGAAGGCGCAAAGGACTGTGCAATTGAAATGCAGTCATTTTCAAAGCCGGCAGGATTCACTGGAGTTCGCCTTGGATGGTGCGTAGTTCCAGAAAATTTAAAATTTGATGACGGCTCAAAAATCGCAGACGCTTGGGCGCGCATAACAAACACTGCATTTAACGGAGCAAGCAATATTGCACAGGCTGGAGGATTTGCCGCCTTGGATGAAACCGGCCTTAAAGAAATGCAGGAAACAATAAGCTATTATCTTGAAAACGCCGCATTGATTCGTTCTGCTTTGGAAAGTGAAAATTTCAAGGCGATGGGCGTTGAAGTTTATTCCGGCGGAAACGCTCCTTACGTTTGGGCAAAATTTCCAGGAAAGAAAAGCTGGGACGTGTTCGACCAAATTCTTAGCCAGTGCAATGTAGTTGTAACTCCGGGCGCAGGATTCGGACCGAGCGGCGAAAGTTTTATCCGCTTCAGTTCATTCGGACACCGCGAAAATATTCAGGAAGCCTGCGAAAGACTCAAGTCATTTAAAATGTAG
- a CDS encoding metallophosphoesterase, whose translation MKFLVISDLHGNLDVLDKMDEIFKQADGVIFAGDFAKFGNEETGLPALEKLCSKHDTIFSVIGNCDNPSFIEETEKHDISVEKQLVMYEGLAFAGSGGGSKFTGTTPNEKSEEELMADFKIITEQGEQEWSNLIAVSHNPPKNTDCDKISSGVHVGSELFTQFIEQYKPLAVITGHIHESAGICKVGTTTVINPGALLEGKYAWLEVAKENGEWKVVSAELKSL comes from the coding sequence ATGAAATTTTTAGTAATATCAGATTTGCACGGAAATTTGGATGTTCTTGATAAAATGGATGAAATTTTCAAGCAGGCGGACGGCGTTATTTTTGCAGGCGACTTTGCGAAATTTGGCAACGAGGAAACTGGACTTCCGGCTCTTGAAAAACTTTGCTCCAAGCACGATACAATTTTTTCTGTAATCGGAAACTGCGACAATCCTTCATTTATTGAAGAAACTGAAAAGCATGATATTTCCGTGGAAAAGCAGCTTGTGATGTACGAAGGTCTTGCGTTTGCAGGAAGCGGCGGCGGAAGCAAATTCACCGGCACAACTCCGAATGAAAAATCAGAAGAAGAACTTATGGCGGACTTTAAAATTATTACGGAGCAAGGCGAGCAGGAATGGAGCAACTTGATTGCGGTAAGCCACAATCCTCCAAAGAATACAGACTGCGATAAAATTTCAAGTGGCGTTCATGTTGGAAGCGAGCTTTTTACGCAGTTCATTGAGCAGTACAAGCCGCTTGCAGTTATTACAGGACACATCCACGAAAGCGCAGGAATCTGCAAAGTTGGAACTACAACTGTCATAAATCCCGGCGCGCTTCTTGAAGGAAAATATGCCTGGCTTGAAGTTGCAAAAGAAAACGGCGAATGGAAAGTTGTTTCCGCTGAATTAAAGTCGCTTTAA
- a CDS encoding DUF2259 domain-containing protein: MKKILVCAFSVFFAVCSAFAGDAASFDDIGFSEDGKYYLFGQYGKTDKTYEPWAEIFTVDVAANDFVKGEVFKSKDSSDISGKTAYENLKAKCNWKISKYNAKPAGVGTLLYLRESETKSPTEEIVFKDFEGISDVSGILYHVRLVPSFNGSGKNCRSKFFIEVLKKDSYGNTVSSFAVGTPDFERKGITAYQIERIFADKSGKSLVFVVKKTLEDDTGTSIRYMVETYRIK; this comes from the coding sequence ATGAAAAAGATTTTAGTTTGCGCATTTTCTGTTTTTTTTGCCGTGTGCAGTGCATTTGCAGGAGACGCCGCTTCTTTTGACGATATAGGTTTTTCTGAAGACGGAAAATATTATCTTTTTGGCCAGTACGGAAAAACAGACAAAACTTACGAGCCTTGGGCGGAAATTTTCACAGTTGATGTCGCCGCGAATGATTTTGTAAAAGGCGAAGTTTTCAAGTCAAAAGATTCCTCGGACATTTCAGGAAAAACTGCTTATGAAAATTTAAAGGCAAAATGCAACTGGAAAATTTCAAAGTACAATGCAAAGCCAGCCGGAGTCGGAACACTTTTGTATTTGCGCGAGTCAGAAACAAAATCTCCTACAGAAGAAATCGTGTTCAAGGATTTTGAAGGAATATCTGATGTTTCTGGAATTCTTTATCATGTGCGCCTTGTTCCGTCTTTTAACGGAAGCGGAAAAAACTGCCGGTCAAAATTTTTTATTGAAGTTCTAAAAAAAGATTCTTATGGAAACACAGTTTCTTCTTTTGCTGTTGGAACTCCTGACTTTGAGCGCAAGGGGATCACGGCGTATCAGATTGAAAGAATTTTTGCAGACAAATCAGGAAAAAGCCTTGTCTTTGTTGTAAAGAAAACCCTTGAAGATGACACAGGAACTTCAATCAGATACATGGTTGAAACTTACCGAATAAAATAA
- the ffh gene encoding signal recognition particle protein, whose product MLEKITGTFSGIIRTLSGKSSITEKNIEETVEQIKMALLEADVNLRVVRRFVNSTIEEAKGEKVLKAVDPGQQFVKIIYDKLVAMLGDKKTDLALKGPDTQSVILLLGLQGAGKTTAAHKLAARLKKDGRRPLLVACDLIRPAAVEQLCVLGEKIGVPVYKEDSKDAVKVAEHSVDFAKKNGLDTIIVDTAGRLQIDEDMMAELVSIKKKLNPVETVLVADSMTGQNAVDIAKSFDEQLGLTGVILTKFDSDARGGAALSLKSITQKPILFIGTGEKTEDFEPFHPDRIASRILGMGDVVSLVEKAQETVDQEAALKMQKKMQRNEFTLQDMLEQLEQVEKMGSIKSLLDMMPGLSGQISEEQINKAGMKHQKAIIQSMTYKERMNHLIIGPTRRKRIAKGSGTSVQEVNKLIKQFEKTKLTMKKLARNRGVQAKLMQQMGAMGMGGSMPNLPKGFNMPGGFKF is encoded by the coding sequence ATGCTTGAAAAAATAACAGGAACTTTCAGCGGAATAATCCGCACTTTGAGCGGAAAATCTTCAATTACAGAAAAAAACATAGAGGAAACCGTAGAGCAGATAAAAATGGCTCTTTTGGAAGCGGACGTGAATTTGCGTGTTGTCCGCCGTTTTGTAAACAGCACAATTGAAGAAGCGAAGGGAGAAAAAGTTTTAAAGGCTGTAGATCCGGGCCAGCAGTTTGTAAAAATCATTTACGACAAGCTTGTTGCGATGCTCGGCGATAAAAAAACTGATCTTGCGTTAAAAGGACCTGACACTCAGTCTGTAATTCTTTTGCTTGGTCTTCAGGGCGCGGGAAAAACAACTGCGGCGCATAAACTTGCGGCTCGTCTTAAAAAAGATGGAAGGCGGCCTTTGCTTGTTGCCTGCGACTTGATTCGTCCGGCGGCGGTTGAGCAGCTTTGTGTTCTTGGCGAGAAAATCGGAGTTCCTGTTTACAAAGAAGACTCAAAAGATGCTGTAAAAGTTGCGGAGCATTCAGTTGATTTTGCAAAGAAAAACGGACTTGATACAATAATTGTGGACACAGCCGGACGCCTTCAGATTGATGAAGACATGATGGCGGAACTTGTTTCTATAAAAAAGAAGCTTAATCCTGTAGAAACTGTTCTTGTCGCTGATTCCATGACTGGTCAGAATGCTGTTGATATTGCAAAAAGTTTTGATGAGCAGCTTGGACTGACCGGCGTTATTCTTACAAAGTTTGATTCAGATGCACGTGGCGGCGCGGCTCTTTCTTTAAAGTCGATTACGCAGAAACCGATTCTCTTTATCGGCACTGGCGAAAAAACAGAAGACTTTGAGCCTTTCCATCCAGACAGAATTGCAAGCAGAATTCTTGGAATGGGCGATGTTGTTTCACTTGTTGAAAAAGCTCAGGAAACTGTGGATCAGGAAGCCGCTCTTAAAATGCAGAAAAAAATGCAGCGCAATGAATTTACGTTGCAGGATATGCTTGAGCAGCTTGAGCAAGTTGAAAAAATGGGAAGCATAAAATCGCTTCTTGACATGATGCCTGGACTTTCCGGACAAATTAGCGAAGAGCAAATCAACAAGGCTGGAATGAAGCATCAGAAAGCTATTATTCAAAGCATGACATATAAAGAGAGAATGAACCATTTAATTATCGGTCCTACACGCCGCAAAAGAATTGCAAAGGGAAGCGGAACAAGTGTTCAGGAAGTTAACAAGCTTATAAAGCAGTTCGAAAAAACAAAGCTTACAATGAAAAAACTTGCACGTAACCGCGGTGTGCAGGCAAAGCTTATGCAGCAAATGGGAGCTATGGGAATGGGCGGTTCTATGCCAAATCTTCCGAAAGGATTTAATATGCCAGGCGGATTTAAGTTCTAG
- the hisC gene encoding histidinol-phosphate transaminase has translation MLSERLENLHPYVPGEQPKDRIYIKLNANENPYPPSKNVAKAVKKAASCHREKLGLYPDPDSVELRTAIADMLNSTGGVLCNSQNAKKELGFKITPQMIFCGNGSDEVLSFIFYTFFGSKCPLVLPEFTYSFYPVYCGFYNIPMKKIPLKNDWSLNTDKMLSESEKNNSPIIFANPNAPTGIALKRAEVESLLKKIPSERILVVDEAYADFGEESCLSLLKDYKNLVIVRTFSKSFSLAGMRLGFSIANPELINSVFTVKNSFNHFPVDFLAQTAGKAACKNYSYYEENAKKIVNERNLLTEFLRSKNWFVIESKTNFIFAKKDGMSGTSIYEAVKKAGILIRHFDTPGIEDFVRITIGTKNQMDKLKKILAEI, from the coding sequence ATGTTATCTGAACGATTAGAAAATCTTCATCCTTATGTTCCGGGCGAGCAGCCAAAAGACAGAATTTATATAAAGCTGAACGCGAATGAAAATCCGTATCCGCCGAGCAAGAACGTTGCAAAAGCTGTAAAAAAAGCCGCGTCTTGCCACCGTGAAAAACTTGGACTTTATCCAGACCCGGATTCCGTTGAGCTTAGGACTGCGATTGCCGATATGCTGAATTCCACGGGCGGAGTTCTTTGCAATTCTCAGAATGCAAAAAAAGAACTTGGATTTAAAATAACGCCGCAAATGATTTTCTGCGGAAACGGAAGCGATGAAGTTCTTTCGTTTATTTTTTATACATTTTTTGGAAGCAAATGCCCGCTTGTTCTTCCCGAATTCACTTACAGTTTTTATCCCGTTTACTGCGGATTCTATAACATTCCGATGAAAAAAATTCCGCTCAAAAATGACTGGAGCTTGAATACGGATAAAATGCTTTCCGAGTCTGAAAAAAACAACAGCCCGATAATTTTTGCAAATCCAAACGCTCCAACAGGAATTGCCTTGAAGCGCGCGGAAGTTGAATCTCTCCTGAAAAAAATTCCTTCGGAACGGATTCTTGTTGTGGACGAAGCTTATGCGGATTTTGGCGAAGAAAGCTGCCTTTCACTTTTAAAGGATTACAAAAATCTTGTCATCGTGCGCACGTTCAGCAAAAGTTTTTCGCTTGCAGGAATGAGGCTTGGTTTTTCCATTGCGAATCCTGAACTTATAAATTCAGTTTTTACAGTAAAAAATTCATTCAATCATTTTCCTGTTGATTTTCTTGCGCAGACAGCAGGAAAAGCCGCTTGTAAAAATTATTCTTATTATGAAGAAAATGCAAAAAAAATTGTGAATGAAAGAAATCTTTTAACTGAATTTTTGCGTTCAAAAAATTGGTTTGTGATTGAAAGCAAGACAAATTTTATTTTTGCAAAAAAAGACGGAATGAGCGGAACTTCAATTTACGAAGCTGTAAAAAAAGCTGGAATTCTTATCCGCCATTTTGACACGCCGGGCATCGAGGATTTTGTGCGCATAACGATTGGAACGAAAAATCAGATGGACAAGCTTAAAAAAATTCTTGCTGAAATTTAA